A stretch of the Photobacterium sp. CCB-ST2H9 genome encodes the following:
- the minD gene encoding septum site-determining protein MinD translates to MARIIVVTSGKGGVGKTTSSAAIASGLALKGKKTAVIDFDIGLRNLDLIMGCERRVVFDFVNVINGEAKLNQALIKDKRVDNLYVLPASQTRDKDALSKEGVEKVLNEMDEMGFEFIICDSPAGIETGALMALYFADEAIVTTNPEVASVRDSDRILGILDSKSRRAENNETPVKQHLLLTRYNPSRVTQGDMLSVADVEEILHIPLLGVVPESQSVLNASNKGEPVIFDVDSDAGQAYQDTIERLLGKERPFRFIEEEKKGFLKRIFGG, encoded by the coding sequence GGTGACCTCAGGTAAAGGCGGGGTCGGAAAAACGACCTCCAGTGCGGCCATTGCGTCCGGCCTTGCTCTGAAAGGCAAAAAAACAGCCGTCATCGATTTTGATATTGGTCTGCGAAATCTTGATCTGATTATGGGCTGTGAACGTCGGGTCGTGTTTGATTTTGTAAATGTTATCAATGGCGAAGCAAAACTGAATCAGGCGCTGATCAAAGATAAGCGCGTGGACAACTTGTACGTGCTTCCGGCATCGCAAACCCGTGACAAAGATGCATTAAGTAAAGAAGGCGTCGAAAAAGTTCTGAATGAAATGGATGAAATGGGTTTTGAATTCATTATCTGCGATTCTCCTGCAGGTATTGAAACCGGTGCATTAATGGCGCTGTACTTTGCAGATGAAGCCATTGTTACCACAAACCCTGAAGTAGCTTCCGTCCGGGATTCAGACCGTATTCTGGGAATTCTGGACTCCAAATCGCGTCGCGCTGAAAATAACGAAACACCAGTGAAACAACACCTGCTGCTGACCCGTTATAACCCATCCCGGGTAACTCAGGGTGATATGCTCAGTGTTGCTGACGTCGAAGAGATCCTGCACATTCCTTTGCTGGGTGTCGTACCGGAAAGCCAGTCTGTTCTGAATGCTTCAAACAAAGGCGAACCGGTCATTTTTGATGTTGATTCTGATGCGGGTCAGGCTTATCAGGATACAATTGAACGTTTGCTGGGCAAAGAACGCCCGTTCCGGTTCATTGAGGAAGAGAAAAAAGGCTTCCTGAAACGAATATTTGGAGGCTAA
- the rnd gene encoding ribonuclease D, translating to MKFEIITTNDRLAEVCQQASQYPAVMLDTEFVRTRTLFAQLGLIQLYDGEQLSLIDPLALTDLSPLWALLKNPGVIKVLHACGEDLEVFQSAAGCMPTPMLDTQIMAAFLGHGLSTGFGALVQEYLGIELEKGEARTNWLARPLTDKQLDYAAADVYYLLPLYQKLLAGVEEKGWMEALQQECDTMLVKRSRTVSPDQVYKDIKNAWQLSPKQLAILQKVAAWRLQEARKRDLALNFVLKELNLWKVARFEITSKAVMSREGFDEREIQRHGNRLIALVREVEQMSELDYPERLTRLVDLPGYKQMVKRIKDEVVAVSEQTGLAQEFLASKKQINQLLSWAWKKGCPEDALPEMLSTWRREHFAPRVLPLVTSKTG from the coding sequence TTGAAATTTGAAATCATAACAACGAACGACAGACTGGCAGAAGTCTGCCAGCAGGCAAGTCAGTATCCTGCTGTGATGCTGGATACTGAGTTTGTTCGCACCCGAACCCTGTTTGCCCAGCTGGGGCTGATTCAGCTGTATGATGGCGAGCAGTTATCCCTGATCGATCCGCTGGCTCTGACAGACCTGTCGCCACTTTGGGCGCTGCTGAAGAACCCCGGGGTGATTAAAGTACTCCATGCCTGCGGTGAGGATCTGGAAGTGTTTCAGTCTGCTGCGGGTTGTATGCCGACTCCGATGCTGGATACGCAGATTATGGCTGCGTTTCTCGGACATGGACTGTCGACCGGTTTTGGCGCGCTGGTCCAGGAATATCTGGGGATTGAACTGGAGAAAGGGGAAGCCAGAACCAATTGGCTGGCGCGTCCTCTGACAGATAAGCAGCTCGATTATGCGGCGGCAGATGTGTACTACCTGCTGCCGCTTTATCAGAAGCTCTTGGCGGGAGTGGAAGAGAAAGGCTGGATGGAAGCACTTCAGCAAGAATGCGATACCATGCTGGTGAAACGAAGCCGTACTGTATCGCCGGATCAGGTGTATAAAGACATCAAGAATGCCTGGCAGCTGTCTCCGAAGCAATTGGCTATCTTGCAAAAAGTGGCAGCCTGGCGGCTTCAGGAAGCCAGAAAGCGGGATCTTGCGTTGAACTTTGTGCTCAAAGAACTGAATCTGTGGAAAGTGGCGCGTTTTGAAATCACGTCTAAAGCGGTGATGTCCAGAGAGGGCTTTGACGAGCGTGAAATTCAGCGACACGGAAACCGGCTGATTGCTCTGGTGAGGGAAGTGGAGCAGATGAGTGAGCTTGATTATCCGGAACGTTTAACGCGTTTGGTTGATCTGCCGGGCTATAAACAGATGGTAAAACGCATTAAAGATGAAGTGGTTGCGGTCTCTGAACAAACAGGATTGGCGCAGGAGTTTCTTGCATCGAAGAAACAAATCAATCAGTTGCTGAGCTGGGCCTGGAAGAAAGGATGTCCGGAAGATGCATTGCCTGAAATGTTATCCACCTGGCGCCGGGAACACTTTGCCCCTCGTGTTTTACCTTTGGTCACCAGCAAAACAGGCTGA
- the minE gene encoding cell division topological specificity factor MinE, which produces MALLEFFRPKKQSTASVAKERLQIIVAERRSASMGSPSYLPQLKQDILDVIRRYVDVTPEHVTVHLDQKEEDLSVLELNVTLPDEK; this is translated from the coding sequence ATGGCTTTGCTAGAGTTCTTCCGCCCCAAAAAACAATCAACCGCGAGTGTGGCGAAAGAAAGGCTGCAGATCATTGTTGCTGAACGTCGCTCCGCCTCTATGGGCAGCCCGAGTTACCTGCCACAGCTTAAGCAGGATATTCTGGACGTCATCCGCCGTTATGTTGATGTCACGCCGGAACATGTCACGGTCCACCTCGATCAGAAAGAGGAAGACCTGTCCGTTCTGGAATTGAATGTGACTTTGCCAGACGAGAAATAA